The genomic stretch AAACTCCCCCCGGTCACAAACCTCGTTCTCGACGCGATGTACTAACCAAGAAACGCCCTCGTTCCCCCTCCCCCATAGAGAATTCGGGTTCTTCCTCCAAGAAAGGGTCAGGCGACCGTCACTCTCAACGACGATCAATATCCCCTCAAACAAAAAGGAAGTCTAGATCGCCCCCGGCAAGGCATGACGACAACCGGAGCCGACGCAGGCGTAGCCACAGTCGATCTTCCTCCCCGTCCACTAGCGACGAGGAAGAGGAGCTCCATGGTCCTCTATCCCACGCAATCTTAGACGCTCCCCTACGGACCGGTCTCGAGAAACCCCCTCCTTTGGGCACATACGACAGGACCACAGATCTAGACGAACATATAGAGAACATTGACGCCTTTCTTGATAATAGAGGGGTGCCCGGGGCCATCAAATGCCGTTTGTTCCCTACCACCCTGCGCAAAGGAGCTATGACTTGGTATAAGAGTTTGCCCGATGAGTTGATCACCTCATGGAAGGTGCTCGGGAAACTTTTTTCCAGACACTTCACGGCCTCCCGGGAACACCCCAAATTAGAAGCCTCCTTGGAAGCCATCATCCAAGGAAAAGACGAGTCCCTACGGGCTTACATCGAAATATTCAACAAGGAAGCTGTGCAAGTATCCACGACTGCCCATATGAAGAAATTCTTGCTCGAGCGAGGTCTCCGACCACGTTCAGACCTCGCCAAATCCGTCGGGATCGAAACACCGGCCACTCTGGACGAGTTTTTCCTCAAAGCCCAGGCATACATACAATATGAGGAAAAGGAGGTCGTTCATGCGGTACGCAATTCCAGACAGGAAGAAAGCAATAAAAACGGTCGCCAAGATGATTACCGACGGGGAACGAACAAAAAGAAAGATGACAAGGGCCGGGATCCCAAGGACTACAAAGCCCCAGCCGGGAAGTTCCGAGAATACACCCTGCTCAACGCTTCAAGGGAACGTATCCTAAAAGAATGCACAAACACCGAATTTCAGACGGGCAAGGTTCGTTTCCCTAAAACCATGCCCCCGCGACTGAACGTGGACAAATCGAAGTTATGCCGATTCCACAAAGGCCACGGGCACAACACCGAGGACTGCATCCACCAAAAGGATGCCATAGAGATATTAATCAGGGAGGGACACCTGAAGCAATACCCGAAGAAGCAAGAGGCCGCCAAAGAAGCCAAACCAATCACTGAGGAAAAGCCGGCGGAGGATACGCCCGCCATGCAAGTAGCCATGAGCATCACCAAGCCAGAGGACTTTTACCTCCCTGATTGGGACAAATCGACGACCGCCCCCTCTCCTCACAGTCCATGGGAAATGTTCCCCTCCGCCATGGTCATATCCGGCGGGGGATTCAGCAAACTCACCGTCGGATCCGTAAAACGAAAATTCGACGAGCTGCTCTCAGCCAGTTCGAGCAAAGCCGCCGCTCTCGACCAAGCCAAGGGCAGCCCATCCTCTATATCTTTATACAAAGAGGAACTACCCGGTGGAGTACCCAACGCAACCATCCCCCTCCTCATTCGAGCTCGGATGGCCAATTTTGACGAGCGACACATTCTAGTCGATCAGGGGAGTTCggtggacatcatgtactcccaactgTTCAAAACACTGCAACTCAACGACAACCACCTTACCCCCTATGTGGGATTAGACCTACAAGGCTTCAACGACACGGTGACTAAGCCATGGGGGTTCGTGGAGCTCATAGTTTCAATGGGATCAGCGGAAACAACGAGGGCCGTTAAAGTCCAATTCCTGGTCATCAACTGCCCATCGATTTTCCAGTGCATCCTTGGACGCTCAACCCTAGCCGAATTAATCGCGGTCCCCTCAACCGTGCACTTCAAGCTTAAATACTATACGACCAAAGGACAAGTTGCAACACTCAACGGTCATATTGAAGTGGCCAGGAGATGCTTCGAGGCCTCCGCAAAGGCCTGAGCACGATAAAGACACCGACTCAAGACAAAATAGCGACCAGCGTAGTCTCTGAGACCAACAAATCAATGCCTCGCATCGACACTGTCGACCTCGACAGTCGTTTTCAGGGAGAGTCCGAGCAGGGCATAAACACAGGCACATCAGAAGGGATCCTCCGGCCAATTCCAGATGCAGACTTCGAACTTGTGGCCCTCGGAGAAGATCCGACAAGGGGAGTCAAAGTCGGAGCAGACCTGTCGGATCTGGCCAAAAGACAACTCCAAGCTTGCCTCCGCAAAAACGCCGACCTATTCGACTGGAGCGCCGCCGAGATGCCCGGGCTCGATCCAGAAGTGGCTTGCCATCACCTGACTATCGACCCCGCTTGTAAGGCTATCGCtcagagaagaagaaaacaatcaCCAGAGAAAATGGTTGCGGCCGaactagctgtaaaagacctcctagaggccaaATTTCTATCTGAGGCCAAGTACACCACTTGGCTgtccaatgttgtacttgttaaaaaatctaatggaaaatggcgcatgtcCACTGATTAcaccgatcttaatagggcttgcccaaaagatgcttaCCCTCTGCCTAATATAGATAACTAGTCGATTATTTCGCcggttttaaattactttcatttatggacgcatactccgggtacaatcaaatacccatggctaaaactgacaagaaatacacggccttcatgaccgaatcgggcagcTACtattacaacgtaatgcccttcggtttGAAAAACGCCGGCGTAACATACCAgcgcatgatgaacaaagtgttccgagCGGAAATAGGCGACATGCTCGAAGActatatggacgatatgatcgtcaaatcccaaaaAGAAACCGATCATGCCGACCATCTCACAAAGGTTTTCGAGCAAGCCCGAAAGTGCAAGATGAGGTTCAACCCTGAGAAATGTACGTTCGGCGTTCGGGTaggaaaattcctcggttttTGCCTAAAGGAAAGAGGAatcgaagccaacccggataaatgcagAGCTTTTTCGGATTTTCCTACCCCGAGCTCAAAAAAGTCAATCCAAACCCTAAACGGCATGCTCACGTCACTATCCAGGTTTGTGGCCAAATCCGCCCAACATGCCCTTCCCTTGTTTAATCTCTTGCGCAAGGAAACCGCCGTCGAATGGACGGAAGAGTGTGAGTGCACCCTCTCCCATCTCAAGCAAGCCCTCTCCAGCTCACCGGTCTTATCCCGGCCTGAGGCCGGAGAAATCCTATACCTCTATCTCGCCGTATCCATCGAGGCCGTCAGCGCGGCCTTAATACGGGAAACCCCGGTAGGTCAGAAAGCCATTTACTTCACAAGCAAAGCACTCCAAGGCCCCGAGGTCAGATACCAACAAATGGAAAAGGTTGGACTCATATTAATAACCGTGGCCCGGAGACTCAGGCACTATTTCCTAGCCCATACCATAGTCGTGCGAACCGAGCAACCCGTGAAACAATTGCTTGCACGCCCCGATATGGCAGGAAGGATGCCCTATTGGTCATTAGAGCTTACAGAGTTCGACATCAAGTACGAAGGAAGAAAAGCCCTTAAGGCATAGGTCTTGGTAGATTTTGTGGTCGAAATGGCCTTCCCCAAAACAACAAATAACAACGCCCGAAGATGGACCTTATACGTGGACGGGGCGTCAAGCTCAACTGGCAGCAGAGCAGGGATCATTCTAGAAAACGGGGAAGGAACCCTCATAGAAGTATCCCTATCACTCTCATTCCCAACGTCCAACAACCAAGCCGAGTATGAGGCCCTGCTTGCCGGACTGCGCCTCGCAAACGACTTAGAAGCCGAGGAAATTGAGGTATTCACCGACTCTCAACTGGTCGCATCCCATATCTCAGGCGAATATCAGGTCAAAAGAGAAGCCCTCGCCGAATATCTGGCCCTCGTACGAGAAAGACTAACCCGATTCAGGAGCGCCAAAGTAAAACACATCCCAAGGGAACACAACTCTCGGGCAGACGTCCTATCGAGGAAGAAAGGGGGCAACAAATCCGTAATCCAGGAAATATTGTCAAAACTAAGTACTGAATCTCCATCCGCGCTAACACTCGTAAACGCAATAAGGGATGCGTCCTGTTGGATGACGCCCGTATATAATTACCTAACTAGCGACCTCCTGCCCGCCGATCCCAAAGAGGCCTTAGTAATCCGAAGAAGAGCCTGCTCGTACGTCTTGGTTGAAAATCGCCTCTACCGACGAGGATTTTCCATACCCCTCCTCAAATGCATGGACGAGGGCACAGTTCCCCACATACTCTGAGAGAtacacgaaggaatcaactcaCAACACTTAGGAGGGAGATCTCTCACCCGGAAGGCCCTCCGAGCCGGATACTATTTGCCCACGATGCACGACGATGCCAAGGAATACGTAAAGAAATGCGACAAGTGCCAGCA from Vicia villosa cultivar HV-30 ecotype Madison, WI unplaced genomic scaffold, Vvil1.0 ctg.001998F_1_1, whole genome shotgun sequence encodes the following:
- the LOC131637441 gene encoding uncharacterized protein LOC131637441 — encoded protein: MPRIDTVDLDSRFQGESEQGINTGTSEGILRPIPDADFELVALGEDPTRGVKVGADLSDLAKRQLQACLRKNADLFDWSAAEMPGLDPEVACHHLTIDPACKAIAQRRRKQSPEKMVAAELAVKDLLEAKFLSEAKYTTWLSNVVLVKKSNGKWRMSTDYTDLNRACPKDAYPLPNIDN